The following coding sequences lie in one Streptomyces xiamenensis genomic window:
- a CDS encoding ABC transporter ATP-binding protein, giving the protein MALPQGPLEHRYRGEHPVRTLAYLFREDRARLLVAVLAFGVKHSPVWLLPLVTANIIDIVVEQRPISDLATNIAVLTVVLALNYPMHLLYIRCLYGSVRRTGTGLRSALCRRMQELSIGYHSRVSASALQTKVIRDVENIETSVQQSSDNGLNAVMTLAGGLAVIGLRVPAALPAFLIVVPAAALLVQRLRARLRSHNAQFRREVEQLSSRVGEMTSLIPVTRAHGLERTAVARVDGSLRSVLTAGLRLDMLNGHFGALAWILLQALGIGCLALAALVAYYAWLPMTPGDVVMLSTFFTTLTASMTVLMGLTPIITKGLESVRSLGEVLEDPDLEVNDGKQRIEKVGGRIDFERVGFRYDTEGQAAVTGFSLSVAPGETIALVGASGAGKSTILNLLIGFIRPVSGRITLDGRDMATLDLRSYRRFLSVVPQESVLFEGTIRENVGYGLETVDEEQVRRALRDANALEFVDRLPSGLDTVVGERGARLSGGQRQRLAIARALIRDPRILVLDEATSALDTRSEALVQEAMSRLMRGRTVFVVAHRLSTIRGADRIVVMDQGKVLEIGSHEELMRGGGAYARLQKNQLG; this is encoded by the coding sequence ATGGCTCTGCCGCAAGGCCCCCTGGAGCACCGCTATCGGGGTGAACACCCCGTACGGACCCTCGCCTACCTCTTCCGAGAGGACCGGGCCCGGCTGCTGGTCGCCGTGCTCGCGTTCGGCGTCAAGCACTCCCCGGTCTGGCTGCTGCCGCTGGTCACCGCGAACATCATCGACATCGTGGTGGAGCAGCGCCCGATCTCGGACCTGGCCACCAACATCGCTGTCCTGACGGTGGTCCTGGCCCTCAACTATCCAATGCACCTGCTGTACATCCGCTGTCTGTACGGCAGTGTCCGCCGCACCGGCACCGGGCTGCGCTCCGCCCTGTGCCGGCGGATGCAGGAGCTGTCCATCGGCTACCACTCCCGGGTCAGCGCCAGTGCGCTGCAGACCAAGGTCATCCGCGACGTGGAGAACATCGAGACCTCCGTCCAGCAGAGTTCGGACAACGGCCTGAACGCCGTCATGACGCTGGCCGGCGGGCTCGCGGTGATCGGCCTGCGGGTCCCCGCCGCGCTGCCCGCGTTCCTGATCGTGGTGCCCGCCGCCGCCCTGCTGGTCCAGCGACTGCGGGCCAGACTGCGCTCGCACAACGCGCAGTTCCGCCGCGAGGTCGAGCAACTTTCCTCCCGTGTGGGCGAGATGACCTCGCTCATCCCCGTCACCCGGGCCCACGGCCTGGAACGCACCGCGGTCGCCCGGGTGGACGGCTCACTGCGCAGCGTGCTCACCGCCGGCCTGCGCCTGGACATGCTCAACGGCCACTTCGGCGCGCTGGCCTGGATCCTGCTGCAGGCCCTGGGCATCGGCTGTCTGGCGCTGGCGGCGCTGGTCGCCTACTACGCCTGGCTGCCGATGACCCCCGGGGACGTGGTGATGCTCTCCACCTTCTTCACCACCCTCACCGCCTCCATGACCGTGCTGATGGGCCTGACCCCGATCATCACCAAAGGGCTCGAATCGGTGCGCTCGCTCGGCGAGGTGCTGGAGGACCCCGACCTGGAGGTCAACGACGGCAAGCAGCGCATCGAGAAGGTCGGCGGCCGCATCGACTTCGAGCGGGTGGGCTTCCGTTACGACACCGAGGGACAGGCGGCCGTCACCGGCTTCAGCCTGTCGGTGGCACCGGGCGAAACGATCGCCCTGGTGGGAGCCTCTGGAGCCGGCAAGTCCACCATCCTCAACCTGCTGATCGGCTTCATCCGGCCCGTCTCCGGGCGGATCACGCTGGACGGCCGGGACATGGCCACCCTGGACCTGCGCAGTTACCGGCGGTTCCTGTCGGTGGTGCCGCAGGAGTCGGTGCTCTTCGAGGGCACCATCCGGGAGAACGTCGGCTACGGCCTGGAGACGGTGGACGAGGAACAGGTGCGCCGGGCCCTGCGGGACGCCAACGCCCTGGAGTTCGTCGACCGGCTGCCCAGCGGTCTGGACACCGTGGTCGGCGAGCGCGGCGCCCGGCTCTCCGGCGGCCAGCGACAGCGTCTGGCCATCGCCCGGGCCCTCATCCGCGACCCGCGCATCCTGGTGCTGGACGAGGCCACCTCGGCACTGGACACCCGCTCCGAGGCGCTGGTGCAGGAGGCGATGAGCCGTCTGATGCGCGGCCGCACCGTGTTCGTGGTCGCCCACCGGCTGTCCACCATCCGCGGCGCCGACCGCATCGTGGTGATGGACCAGGGCAAGGTGCTGGAGATCGGCAGCCACGAGGAACTCATGCGCGGCGGCGGTGCGTACGCGCGGCTCCAGAAGAACCAGCTCGGCTAG
- a CDS encoding ATP-binding protein, giving the protein MDSRSGAAPHPTAPAASGDPGVWRLTAAPVDASVPLIRHAVRDLLHRRHIPLSADRMGSLLLIVSELVTNAVRHAALLTPQIGIEVALTPGRVRIAVEDGHPYRPKALEARVEHTSGRGLLLVKIVTHEAGGTCGVDATAAGGKIIWAELPWDRY; this is encoded by the coding sequence ATGGACAGCCGATCAGGTGCCGCGCCGCACCCCACCGCCCCCGCCGCGTCCGGTGATCCGGGCGTCTGGCGCCTCACCGCCGCCCCCGTCGACGCCTCCGTACCGCTGATCCGGCACGCGGTGCGCGACCTCCTGCACCGCCGGCACATCCCGCTGAGCGCCGACCGGATGGGCTCACTGCTGCTGATCGTCTCCGAGCTGGTCACCAACGCCGTACGGCACGCCGCCCTGCTCACCCCGCAGATCGGCATCGAGGTCGCGCTCACCCCCGGCCGGGTCCGGATCGCCGTCGAGGACGGCCACCCGTACCGGCCCAAGGCCCTGGAGGCCAGGGTCGAACACACCAGCGGACGCGGACTGCTGCTGGTGAAGATCGTCACACACGAGGCCGGCGGCACCTGCGGCGTGGACGCCACCGCCGCCGGCGGAAAGATCATCTGGGCCGAACTGCCCTGGGACCGCTACTGA
- the idi gene encoding isopentenyl-diphosphate Delta-isomerase, translating to MPDSKDVSVDPIMLELVDEAGRTIGTAEKLAAHQAPGQLHRAFSVFLFDPAGRLLLQRRALGKYHSPGVWSNTCCGHPLPGEPPFVAAARRTAEELGVSPVLLREAGTVRYNHPDPQSGLVEQEFNHLFAGVLEQEVRPDPSEVGDTAFVTPQELARRHERAPFSAWFMTVLDAARPGIRAVTGPAAGW from the coding sequence ATGCCCGACAGCAAGGACGTAAGTGTGGATCCGATCATGCTGGAGCTGGTCGACGAGGCGGGCCGGACCATCGGCACGGCGGAGAAGCTCGCCGCCCATCAGGCGCCGGGGCAGTTGCACCGGGCGTTCTCGGTGTTCCTGTTCGATCCGGCGGGGCGGCTGCTGCTCCAGCGCCGGGCACTGGGGAAGTACCACTCCCCCGGAGTGTGGTCCAACACGTGCTGCGGGCATCCGCTGCCCGGGGAGCCGCCGTTCGTCGCGGCGGCGCGGCGCACCGCGGAGGAGCTGGGGGTCTCACCGGTGCTGCTGCGGGAGGCGGGCACGGTGCGCTACAACCACCCCGACCCGCAGTCGGGTCTGGTGGAGCAGGAGTTCAACCATCTGTTCGCCGGGGTCCTGGAGCAGGAGGTGCGGCCCGATCCCTCGGAGGTCGGTGACACCGCTTTCGTCACGCCGCAGGAGCTGGCGCGCCGGCACGAGCGGGCGCCGTTCTCGGCCTGGTTCATGACGGTGCTGGACGCGGCGCGTCCGGGGATCCGGGCGGTGACGGGGCCGGCCGCCGGCTGGTGA
- a CDS encoding cation diffusion facilitator family transporter — MGAGHSHGGASGHGHGRGTAGTAYRGRLLIALLIAVVLLVAQLVGAWLTGSLALLADAGHVATDGVGIALALLAIHVANRPTSEHRTFGLARVEILAALVNCVLLLGVGGYILYEAVHRLREPTEVPGGLTIVFGVTGLLLNLVSLSLLMRGQRESLNVRGAFLEVLADTLGSVAVVIAALVIWTTGWQRADTIASLFIALLIVPRTVKLAREALEVLLEAAPKDVDIAAVRRHIMDLPGVTDLHDLHVWTITSGMPVLSAHVVVSRETLDAVGHERLLHELQGCLGEHFDVEHCTFQLEPHGHAAHEPRLCH, encoded by the coding sequence ATGGGAGCGGGACACAGTCACGGGGGGGCGTCCGGTCACGGGCACGGCCGGGGCACGGCCGGCACCGCGTACCGGGGACGGCTGCTGATCGCGCTGCTCATCGCGGTGGTGCTGCTGGTCGCCCAGCTGGTCGGCGCCTGGCTGACCGGGTCGCTGGCGCTGCTGGCGGACGCCGGGCACGTGGCGACGGACGGGGTGGGCATCGCGCTGGCGCTGCTGGCGATCCATGTGGCGAACCGGCCCACCAGTGAGCACCGTACGTTCGGCCTGGCCCGGGTGGAGATCCTCGCGGCGCTGGTGAACTGTGTGCTGCTGCTGGGAGTGGGCGGCTACATCCTGTACGAGGCGGTGCACCGGCTGCGGGAGCCGACCGAGGTGCCCGGCGGGCTGACGATCGTCTTCGGTGTGACGGGCCTGCTGCTGAACCTGGTGTCGCTCTCACTGCTGATGCGCGGGCAGCGGGAGTCGCTGAACGTGCGCGGCGCGTTCCTGGAGGTGCTGGCGGACACCCTGGGGTCGGTGGCGGTGGTGATCGCGGCACTGGTGATCTGGACCACCGGCTGGCAGCGGGCGGACACCATCGCCTCGCTGTTCATCGCGCTGCTGATCGTGCCCAGGACGGTGAAGCTGGCCCGGGAGGCGCTGGAGGTGCTGCTGGAGGCGGCACCCAAGGACGTGGACATCGCGGCGGTGCGGCGGCACATCATGGATCTGCCGGGGGTGACGGATCTGCACGATCTCCATGTGTGGACGATCACATCGGGCATGCCGGTGCTGTCGGCGCACGTGGTGGTGAGCCGGGAGACGCTGGACGCGGTGGGGCACGAGCGGTTGCTGCACGAGCTCCAGGGATGCCTGGGTGAGCACTTCGACGTGGAGCACTGCACGTTCCAGCTGGAACCGCACGGGCATGCGGCTCATGAGCCCCGCCTGTGCCACTGA
- the galE gene encoding UDP-glucose 4-epimerase GalE produces the protein MTWLITGGAGYIGAHVVHAMTAAGERVVVLDNFSTGMDDRLPKGVPVGRGSVLDRPLLDRVLSDYEVTGVVHLAARKQPGESVEQPLGYYRDNVHGLTVLLEAVVAAGVGRFVFSSSAAVYGTPDVELVTEDTPCVPVNPYGETKLAGEWLVRAAGRAHGIATANLRYFNVAGAREPALADTGEFNIIPMFFGRLTRGEAPLIFGDDYPTPDGTGVRDYVHVADLADAHLAAARALTDPGRDLTVNIGTGTGASVREIADLVADVTGLRKPAPKVVDRRPGDPAKVVASVARAEEVLGFSASYSLAEMVSSAWQGWRFHHPKA, from the coding sequence ATGACCTGGCTGATCACCGGCGGAGCCGGTTACATCGGGGCACATGTGGTGCACGCCATGACCGCGGCGGGTGAGCGGGTGGTCGTGCTGGACAACTTCTCCACGGGAATGGACGACCGGCTGCCCAAGGGAGTTCCGGTGGGCCGGGGTTCGGTGCTCGACCGGCCGCTGCTGGACCGGGTGCTGTCCGATTACGAGGTCACCGGGGTGGTGCACCTGGCGGCGCGCAAGCAGCCGGGGGAATCGGTGGAGCAGCCGCTGGGCTACTACCGCGACAACGTGCACGGGCTGACGGTGCTGCTGGAGGCGGTGGTGGCGGCCGGGGTGGGGCGGTTCGTCTTCTCCTCCTCCGCGGCGGTGTACGGCACCCCGGACGTGGAGCTGGTGACGGAGGACACTCCGTGCGTGCCGGTGAACCCGTACGGGGAGACGAAGCTGGCCGGCGAGTGGCTGGTGCGGGCGGCGGGGCGGGCGCACGGCATCGCCACGGCCAATCTGCGGTATTTCAACGTGGCCGGGGCGCGCGAGCCGGCGCTGGCGGACACCGGGGAGTTCAACATCATCCCGATGTTCTTCGGACGGCTGACCCGGGGCGAGGCGCCGCTGATCTTCGGCGACGACTATCCGACGCCGGACGGCACGGGGGTGCGGGACTACGTCCATGTCGCGGATCTGGCGGACGCGCACCTGGCGGCGGCCCGGGCGCTGACCGATCCGGGGCGGGACCTGACGGTGAACATCGGCACCGGCACGGGCGCCTCGGTGCGGGAGATCGCCGATCTCGTCGCGGACGTCACGGGGCTGAGGAAGCCGGCGCCCAAGGTGGTCGACCGGCGCCCCGGGGATCCGGCGAAGGTGGTGGCGTCGGTGGCACGGGCCGAGGAAGTGCTGGGCTTCTCCGCCTCGTACTCGCTGGCCGAGATGGTGTCCTCCGCGTGGCAGGGCTGGCGGTTCCACCACCCCAAGGCGTAG
- a CDS encoding DUF5941 domain-containing protein, with amino-acid sequence MLGADLTALGFTVTVAGGTTALGAVLADVAPGERVALIDPRFAGHRHSLRLALTDPRFTAAAVPGALTVTAAARGALAAAVERTSAQVPAGTGAGTTDEDQDILVDTLTERLAEAGCAVHRPELGPLTATVPRTDDERATAAAAVAATDEEAVRLRSAVKSRDGFFTTHLVSPYSRYLARWCARRGLTPNQVTTASLFTALIAAGCAATGTRAGFVAAGALLLFSFVLDCTDGQLARYALKYSTLGAWLDATFDRAKEYAYYAGLALGAARGGEDVWALALGAMILQTCRHIVDFSFNEANAATTGTGSGSASSPAAALSGRLDSIGWTVWARRMIVLPIGERWALIAVLTALTTPRITLIVLMAAGGFAACYTTAGRLLRSRRKATGGQDAARALAGLTDNGPLAEAAARLPLPGAGGALSAPLWAGLGTVALIGILLLPGVAGGWAALGAAAFYALCAGRATAAPLTRPLDWLLPPLFRAGEYGAVLILAARSDSPGALPAAFGLLAAVAYHHYDTVYRLRGGAGAPPRALVRAAGGHEGRTLLVVAAAAAFTGTDTFTLALTVLAGALALLVLAESIRFWISSAAPAVHDETGEPA; translated from the coding sequence GTGCTCGGAGCCGACCTGACCGCGCTGGGATTCACCGTCACGGTGGCCGGCGGCACCACCGCGCTCGGCGCCGTCCTCGCGGACGTCGCACCCGGTGAACGCGTCGCCCTGATCGACCCGCGCTTCGCCGGACACCGGCACAGCCTGCGCCTGGCACTCACCGACCCGCGCTTCACCGCCGCCGCCGTGCCCGGCGCGCTCACCGTCACCGCGGCGGCCCGCGGCGCCCTCGCCGCCGCCGTCGAGCGTACAAGCGCCCAGGTGCCCGCCGGTACCGGCGCCGGCACCACCGACGAGGACCAGGACATCCTCGTCGACACCCTCACCGAGCGGCTGGCCGAGGCCGGCTGCGCCGTGCACCGCCCCGAACTGGGCCCGCTCACGGCCACCGTGCCCCGCACCGACGACGAACGCGCCACGGCCGCCGCCGCCGTCGCCGCCACCGACGAGGAAGCGGTCCGGCTGCGCTCCGCCGTCAAGTCCCGCGACGGCTTCTTCACCACCCACCTGGTCAGCCCCTACTCCCGCTACCTGGCCCGCTGGTGCGCCCGGCGCGGCCTCACCCCCAACCAGGTCACCACCGCCTCCCTGTTCACCGCGCTCATCGCGGCCGGCTGCGCCGCCACCGGCACCCGCGCCGGCTTCGTCGCGGCCGGCGCGCTGCTGCTGTTCTCCTTCGTGCTGGACTGCACCGACGGCCAGCTCGCCCGCTACGCGCTCAAGTACTCCACCCTCGGCGCCTGGCTGGACGCCACCTTCGACCGCGCCAAGGAGTACGCCTACTACGCCGGCCTCGCCCTCGGCGCGGCCCGCGGCGGCGAGGACGTGTGGGCGCTGGCGCTGGGCGCCATGATCCTCCAGACCTGCCGCCACATCGTCGACTTCTCCTTCAACGAGGCCAACGCCGCCACCACCGGCACCGGTTCCGGCAGCGCCTCCAGCCCCGCCGCCGCCCTCTCCGGCCGGCTGGACTCCATCGGCTGGACCGTGTGGGCCCGCCGCATGATCGTGCTGCCCATCGGCGAGCGCTGGGCCCTGATCGCCGTGCTCACCGCGCTCACCACCCCCCGCATCACCCTGATCGTCCTGATGGCCGCCGGTGGCTTCGCCGCCTGCTACACCACCGCCGGCCGCCTGCTGCGCTCCCGCCGCAAGGCCACCGGCGGCCAGGACGCCGCCCGCGCCCTGGCCGGGCTCACCGACAACGGCCCGCTCGCCGAGGCCGCCGCCCGCCTGCCCCTGCCCGGGGCCGGCGGCGCGCTGAGCGCCCCGCTGTGGGCCGGGCTCGGCACCGTCGCGCTGATCGGCATACTCCTGCTGCCCGGCGTCGCCGGCGGCTGGGCCGCGCTCGGCGCGGCAGCCTTCTACGCGCTGTGCGCGGGCCGCGCCACCGCCGCCCCACTGACCCGCCCGCTGGACTGGCTGCTGCCCCCGCTGTTCCGCGCGGGGGAGTACGGCGCGGTGCTGATCCTCGCCGCCCGCAGCGACAGCCCCGGCGCCCTGCCCGCCGCCTTCGGCCTGCTGGCCGCGGTCGCCTACCACCACTACGACACCGTCTACCGGCTGCGCGGCGGCGCCGGGGCACCCCCGCGCGCCCTGGTGCGCGCGGCCGGCGGCCACGAGGGCCGCACCCTGCTGGTGGTCGCGGCAGCCGCCGCGTTCACCGGCACCGACACCTTCACCCTCGCGCTGACGGTCCTCGCGGGGGCCCTCGCGCTGCTGGTGCTGGCGGAGAGCATCCGTTTCTGGATCTCCTCCGCCGCACCCGCCGTACACGATGAGACAGGAGAACCCGCATGA
- a CDS encoding phosphocholine cytidylyltransferase family protein, whose amino-acid sequence MIGLVLAAGAGRRLRPYTDTLPKALVPVVAPDTADSRTVLDLTLANFAEVGLTDAAIVVGYRKEAVYERRADLERRYGVKLTLVENDKAEEWNNAYSLWCARDIISEGVILANGDTVHPASVEKTLLASRAPGRHIILALDTVKKLADEEMKVITDAAGAVRRITKLMPPQDATGEYIGVTLIEPEAAADLADALRVTYERDPQLYYEDGYQELADRGITLSTAPIGEVSWVEIDNHDDLARGREIACHY is encoded by the coding sequence ATGATCGGCCTCGTGCTGGCCGCCGGCGCCGGAAGGCGTCTGCGCCCCTACACCGACACCCTGCCCAAGGCCCTGGTGCCGGTGGTCGCGCCCGACACGGCGGACTCCAGAACCGTCCTCGACCTCACCCTCGCCAACTTCGCGGAGGTCGGCCTCACCGACGCCGCCATCGTCGTCGGCTACCGCAAGGAAGCCGTGTACGAGCGCAGGGCCGACCTGGAGCGGCGCTACGGCGTCAAGCTCACCCTGGTCGAGAACGACAAGGCCGAGGAGTGGAACAACGCCTACTCCCTGTGGTGCGCCCGCGACATCATCAGCGAGGGCGTGATCCTCGCCAACGGCGACACCGTGCACCCGGCCTCCGTCGAGAAGACGCTGCTCGCCTCCCGTGCCCCCGGCCGCCACATCATCCTGGCGCTGGACACGGTCAAGAAGCTCGCCGACGAGGAGATGAAGGTCATCACCGACGCCGCGGGCGCGGTGCGGCGCATCACCAAGCTCATGCCGCCGCAGGACGCCACCGGCGAGTACATCGGTGTCACCCTCATCGAACCGGAGGCCGCCGCCGACCTCGCCGACGCCCTGCGCGTCACCTACGAGCGCGACCCCCAGCTGTACTACGAGGACGGCTACCAGGAGCTGGCCGACCGCGGTATCACCCTGTCCACCGCGCCGATCGGCGAGGTCAGCTGGGTCGAGATCGACAACCACGACGATCTCGCCCGCGGACGGGAGATCGCATGCCACTACTGA
- a CDS encoding iron-containing alcohol dehydrogenase family protein, whose protein sequence is MPLLTRLIPSPVSVDIRAGALDNLAGLLADQRISPSGRLAVAISSGSGAALRARLEADLPGADWYEVAGGTLDAAVALGDAMKAGHYDAVVGLGGGKIIDAAKYASARVGLPMVAVATNLAHDGLCSPISTLDNDAGRGSYGVPTPIAIVVDLDVIRDAPARFVRSGIGDALSNISAIADWELAHRETGEQIDGLAAAMARQAGQAVLRHPAGCGDDGFLTVLSEGLVLSGIAMSIAGHSRPSSGACHEISHALDLLHPHRSAPHGEQVGLGAAFAMHLRGAVEEGALIAEVLRRHGLPVLPDEIGFSTEEFVRAVEFAPQTRPGRYTILEHLDLTTDEIRDRYADYVKTISS, encoded by the coding sequence ATGCCACTACTGACCCGCCTCATCCCCTCACCCGTCTCCGTCGACATCCGGGCCGGCGCCCTGGACAACCTCGCCGGTCTCCTCGCCGACCAGCGGATCTCCCCGTCCGGCCGGCTCGCCGTCGCCATCAGCTCCGGCTCCGGCGCCGCCCTGCGCGCGCGCCTGGAGGCCGATCTGCCGGGCGCCGACTGGTACGAGGTGGCCGGGGGCACCCTGGACGCCGCCGTGGCGCTGGGCGACGCCATGAAGGCCGGACACTACGACGCCGTGGTCGGCCTCGGCGGCGGCAAGATCATCGACGCCGCCAAGTACGCCTCCGCGCGCGTCGGGCTGCCCATGGTCGCCGTGGCCACCAACCTCGCCCACGACGGCCTGTGCTCCCCGATCTCCACCCTCGACAACGACGCCGGGCGCGGCTCCTACGGGGTGCCCACCCCGATCGCCATCGTGGTGGACCTCGACGTCATCCGGGACGCCCCGGCGCGCTTCGTGCGCTCGGGCATCGGCGACGCCCTGTCCAACATCTCCGCCATCGCCGACTGGGAACTGGCCCACCGCGAGACCGGCGAGCAGATCGACGGGCTGGCCGCCGCCATGGCGCGGCAGGCCGGGCAGGCCGTCCTGCGCCACCCGGCCGGCTGCGGCGACGACGGCTTCCTCACCGTGCTCTCCGAGGGTCTGGTGCTCTCCGGCATCGCCATGTCGATCGCCGGGCACAGCCGCCCCTCCTCCGGCGCCTGCCACGAGATCTCGCACGCCCTGGACCTGCTCCACCCGCACCGCTCCGCGCCGCACGGCGAGCAGGTGGGCCTCGGGGCCGCCTTCGCCATGCACCTGCGCGGCGCCGTCGAGGAGGGAGCCCTGATCGCCGAGGTGCTGCGGCGGCACGGGCTGCCGGTCCTCCCCGACGAGATCGGCTTCAGCACCGAAGAATTCGTCCGGGCCGTGGAGTTCGCTCCGCAGACCCGGCCGGGCCGCTACACCATCCTCGAACACCTCGACCTGACCACCGACGAGATCCGGGACCGTTACGCCGACTATGTCAAAACCATCAGTAGCTGA
- a CDS encoding CDP-alcohol phosphatidyltransferase family protein, producing MSKPSVAELRPVVHPEGVKDRRSGEHWAGRLYMREISLRWTRHLVNTRITPNQLTYLMVVAGVAAGAVLLVPGIAGALLAALLIQLYLLLDCVDGEVARWRAKTSITGVYLDRVGHYLAEAALLVGFGVRAADVFGVEGGSANWLWAFIGTVAALGAILIKAETDLVDVARARSGLPAVKDEAATPRSSGLALARKAAAALKFHRLVGGVEASLLILAVAVADLIRGDLFFTRLGVAVLAAIAVLQTLLHLVSILASSRLR from the coding sequence ATGTCAAAACCATCAGTAGCTGAACTCCGCCCGGTCGTGCACCCCGAAGGGGTCAAGGACCGGCGCAGCGGAGAGCACTGGGCCGGGCGCCTGTACATGCGGGAGATCTCGCTGCGCTGGACCCGGCACCTGGTCAACACCCGGATAACCCCCAACCAGCTGACGTACCTCATGGTCGTCGCCGGCGTCGCCGCCGGCGCCGTCCTGCTGGTGCCGGGCATCGCGGGCGCGCTGCTGGCCGCCCTGCTCATCCAGCTGTACCTGCTGCTGGACTGCGTGGACGGCGAGGTCGCCCGCTGGCGCGCCAAGACCTCCATCACCGGCGTCTACCTGGACCGGGTCGGCCACTACCTGGCCGAGGCCGCGCTGCTGGTCGGCTTCGGGGTACGGGCAGCCGACGTCTTCGGCGTCGAGGGCGGAAGCGCCAACTGGCTGTGGGCCTTCATCGGCACCGTCGCCGCGCTGGGCGCCATCCTCATCAAGGCCGAGACGGACCTGGTGGACGTCGCCCGCGCCCGCAGCGGACTGCCCGCCGTCAAGGACGAGGCCGCCACCCCCCGCTCCTCCGGCCTGGCACTGGCCCGCAAGGCCGCCGCCGCGCTGAAGTTCCACCGGCTGGTGGGCGGCGTCGAGGCGTCGCTGCTGATCCTGGCCGTCGCCGTCGCCGACCTGATCCGCGGCGACCTGTTCTTCACCCGCCTCGGCGTGGCCGTGCTGGCCGCCATCGCGGTCCTCCAGACGCTGCTGCACCTGGTGTCCATCCTGGCCTCCAGCAGGCTGCGGTGA
- a CDS encoding glycosyltransferase family 2 protein, with amino-acid sequence MGTRPEELRALLDSVAAQDGAPVQTVVVGNGAPVTGLPEGVRSVELPENLGIPGGRNVGIEAFGPGGGDVDILLFLDDDGHLPDAGTAEAVREAFAADPRLGIVSFRIADPDTGVTQRRHVPRLRASDPLRSSRVTTFLGGANAVRTQVFAQVGGLPDEFFYAHEETDLAWRALDAGWQIDYRADLVLHHPTTAPSRHAHYHRMVARNRVWLARRNLPLLLIPVYLGVWMLLTLLRRPSWAALKAWFGGFAEGWRTPAGSRRPMRWRTVWRLTRLGRPPVI; translated from the coding sequence ATGGGAACCCGGCCCGAGGAACTGCGGGCGCTGCTGGACTCGGTCGCCGCCCAGGACGGCGCCCCCGTCCAGACCGTGGTGGTCGGCAACGGCGCCCCCGTCACCGGGCTGCCCGAGGGCGTGCGCAGCGTGGAGCTCCCGGAGAACCTGGGCATCCCCGGCGGGCGCAACGTCGGCATCGAGGCCTTCGGCCCCGGCGGCGGCGACGTGGACATCCTGCTGTTCCTGGACGACGACGGGCACCTGCCGGACGCCGGCACCGCCGAAGCGGTACGGGAGGCCTTCGCCGCCGACCCGCGGCTGGGCATCGTGAGTTTCCGCATCGCCGACCCGGACACCGGCGTCACCCAGCGCCGCCACGTACCGCGGCTGCGCGCCTCCGACCCGCTGCGCTCCTCGCGGGTCACCACCTTCCTCGGCGGCGCCAACGCCGTGCGCACCCAGGTGTTCGCCCAGGTCGGCGGCCTGCCGGACGAGTTCTTCTACGCGCACGAGGAGACCGACCTGGCCTGGCGCGCCCTGGACGCGGGCTGGCAGATCGACTACCGCGCCGACCTGGTGCTGCACCACCCCACCACCGCCCCGTCCCGGCACGCCCACTACCACCGCATGGTGGCCAGGAACCGGGTCTGGCTGGCCCGGCGGAATCTGCCGCTGCTCCTGATCCCGGTCTACCTGGGCGTGTGGATGCTGCTCACCCTGCTGCGCCGGCCCTCCTGGGCCGCGCTCAAGGCGTGGTTCGGCGGATTCGCCGAGGGCTGGCGTACCCCCGCCGGGTCCCGGCGGCCGATGCGGTGGCGTACGGTATGGCGCCTGACCCGGCTGGGCCGACCTCCCGTCATCTGA